A stretch of Porites lutea chromosome 5, jaPorLute2.1, whole genome shotgun sequence DNA encodes these proteins:
- the LOC140937152 gene encoding adenosine receptor A2b-like, whose translation MNNTSDHQSNEVLPLFGPWFLYPVATCYILIAVVAVVGNLLVCFAILTNRSLRRKPTNLLLLSLAVSDLLTATIAMPFDIESLFRQGGWKHGAVMCVAFLTVYLITVPTSILTLLAISVDRFQSLRDPLSRFRRAQFMTQRKALLVIGLIWLYCIIFAFLPIMGWPFLKRGKKIILNGSCMVPFSKLYTSLSNFLNFVGPLVATCVLNIMIYCIARKHTRGSASFKVRQESGQKSKEDAKAYARNLKAAKTTLMFVAAFFFCWQPFSYFSIVANLWGHDNWKTYPFKLFYVLLMFGYLNSALNPFLFAFRNKQFKHTYVRMASSVKRRNSSVRRRSTVSLSTLSSDIPESENKHVRLQSVKHKRTTPDPPRRSTTSQAQ comes from the coding sequence ATGAACAACACATCTGATCACCAGTCAAACGAAGTGCTTCCTCTCTTTGGGCCCTGGTTTCTCTACCCTGTGGCCACCTGTTACATATTGATCGCAGTAGTGGCAGTTGTTGGAAACCTTCTGGTCTGTTTCGCTATACTCACTAACAGAAGTCTAAGACGCAAGCCAACAAACCTACTTCTGCTGTCCTTGGCTGTCTCCGATCTTCTAACCGCAACTATAGCAATGCCTTTTGACATAGAGTCTCTTTTTCGCCAAGGAGGTTGGAAACACGGAGCTGTAATGTGTGTAGCTTTTCTTACCGTGTACCTCATCACTGTACCGACCTCAATTTTGACGCTTTTGGCCATCAGCGTGGATCGCTTTCAAAGCCTTCGTGATCCTCTGAGCCGCTTTCGCCGCGCACAGTTCATGACCCAAAGAAAAGCTTTACTTGTGATCGGCCTTATCTGGTTGTACTGCATCATATTTGCCTTTCTTCCCATCATGGGATGGCCGTTTctaaaaagaggtaaaaaaatcATACTCAATGGTTCCTGCATGGTCCCTTTCAGCAAGTTATACACATCTCTGAGCAATTTTCTTAACTTTGTTGGGCCATTGGTAGCCACTTGTGTGTTAAACATCATGATATACTGTATTGCTCGTAAGCATACTAGAGGCAGTGCCAGTTTTAAGGTGCGCCAGGAGAGCGGGCAGAAATCCAAGGAAGACGCCAAGGCCTATGCAAGAAACCTAAAAGCAGCCAAGACAACTCTCATGTTTGTGGCAGCTTTCTTCTTTTGTTGGCAGCCCTTCTCTTATTTCAGCATTGTTGCTAATCTATGGGGACATGATAACTGGAAAACATACCCTTTTAAGCTTTTCTATGTACTGTTGATGTTTGGCTACCTTAACTCGGCTCTGAATCCTTTTCTGTTCGCATTCCGCAACAAACAATTCAAGCATACCTACGTGAGAATGGCCAGCTCGGTCAAGCGCCGCAATTCAAGCGTAAGACGTCGCTCCACCGTCTCACTCAGTACCCTTTCCTCTGATATTCCTGAATCTGAGAACAAACATGTACGTCTTCAGTCCGTCAAGCACAAAAGAACAACACCAGACCCACCAAGAAGAAGCACGACGAGTCAGGCACAGTAA
- the LOC140938719 gene encoding histamine H2 receptor-like gives MNNTSVDQSNEVSSLLGPWFLYPVATGYILIAAVAVIGNLLVCFAILANKSLRSKPTNLFLLSLAVSDFLTSAIAMPFDIESLLLQGGWKHGAVMCLAFLTAYLITVPTSILTLLAISVDRYLNLRDPLRHFRRTQLMTKRKALILIVLIWLYCIIFAFLPILGWPFIKRSTKNELEQCLISYSVLYNILSNFLNFVLPLVTTCVFNIMMYCIARKHNDISLNRVKSSYSSKDDAKAYASNLKATKTTFMFVAAFFFCWQPFSYFSIVGTLYGVQNWDPYPSKVFYVLLMFGYLNSALNPFLFAFRNKRFKATYARIFTLVKRRSSRVWPRSTPSLSTVASDVPEAENKDVRLQAVRIKNTTPHPPRRNSTSAQ, from the coding sequence ATGAACAACACTTCTGTTGACCAATCAAACGAAGTATCTTCTCTCCTCGGGCCCTGGTTTCTCTACCCTGTTGCTACAGGTTACATATTAATCGCAGCGGTGGCAGTTATTGGAAACCTTCTGGTCTGTTTCGCTATACTCGCCAACAAAAGTCTAAGGAGCAAGCCAACGAACCTTTTTCTACTGTCCCTGGCTGTCTCTGATTTTCTAACCTCAGCTATAGCAATGCCTTTCGACATAGAGTCGTTACTTCTTCAAGGAGGTTGGAAACATGGTGCGGTTATGTGCCTTGCGTTTCTTACCGCCTACCTCATCACTGTACCCACCTCGATTTTGACACTTTTGGCCATCAGCGTGGATCGCTACCTAAACCTTCGTGATCCTCTACGCCACTTTCGCCGCACACAGCTCAtgacaaaaaggaaagctttAATTCTGATCGTTCTCATATGGCTGTACTgcatcatttttgcttttcttcccATCTTAGGATGGCCGTTTATAAAAAGGAGTACGAAAAACGAACTAGAACAATGCTTAATTTCCTACAGTGTGTTGTACAACATCTTGAGCAATTTTTTGAACTTTGTTTTGCCATTGGTAACTACCTGTGTGTTTAATATCATGATGTATTGTATTGCTCGCAAGCATAATGACATTAGTCTCAATCGGGTTAAAAGTTCTTATTCGTCCAAAGATGACGCCAAGGCCTATGCAAGCAACCTTAAAGCAACCAAGACAACCTTCATGTTTGTGGCAGCTTTCTTCTTTTGCTGGCAGCCCTTCTCGTATTTCAGCATTGTCGGTACTCTCTACGGTGTACAGAACTGGGACCCATACCCGAGTAAAGTTTTCTATGTGCTGTTGATGTTTGGCTACCTTAACTCGGCTCTGAATCCTTTTCTGTTCGCGTTCCGCAACAAGCGATTCAAAGCCACGTACGCGAGAATATTTACTTTGGTCAAACGCCGCAGTTCAAGAGTGTGGCCTCGATCCACTCCCTCGCTGAGTACCGTTGCGTCTGATGTCCCTGAAGCTGAGAACAAAGATGTTCGCCTGCAAGCAGTCCGAATCAAAAATACAACACCACACCCACCCAGACGAAACAGCACATCAGCGCAATAA
- the LOC140938461 gene encoding synergin gamma-like has product MAFNNVNNPRQMFPPQHQGNFSGMQATQPMGVFQQNQPYGVQKNQGFQQSFPGHHMGPLGGPQMGQTLGPQINPQMRPQMGPPLNLPMGPQIPSQVGTQMTPPMGLQIGAFPANVQLGHQFPKQQQKIIDQQRKQAEEQLKKQQEMMKKKQFEEEKRKLQQSFSAKKPSNADALNNLFGKNKTGASDSSMTDLIGSLGSKTSAKPSVSKLTSIFSRPGGSVASQSNLTPGQWGSGYMPSGHANSQGTPSSTGWQLHDTDDFGDFSQGPAPGQDTFNDFQTALEPSTQFGVTSGVFPVMGSNVSSGHPQGIGGASVLPQSQAWHSTPSVTAPTSSSTPYSFPLAQNISANSSIQAEQTTQHHLANAAAPPAMSWVGQSTVTQGGQMAQFSGDPTGTHTSGIIGMPSHGGQMTQFIDETTKNRAGSMSELMPNAGGNAVTGGAMAQPSTPHIPGLKRQTLLAPTPGFQGVAFVSSPSQPVGAPEKEPNIQQVTEGGNLLEPATETVPEVDDSPERKLELLYGVTLPDWCVNGTDLPGVYKEITDKTVEGSDVIDTNRLFPILMASDLPRDQLGQIWNRANRNVPGQLNALELRIVLGLVALAQAGMKTERLTLEKLASCKAAPIPTIPESVLQTRGRGWSFTESSQATGNMEGSSSGGGHGSTSSDLSVDPNDRYSVFRTIDNPESTSLATSSSIDSRDDFGGFKSVDIPSMVKMGSQTSEFSAFQGGAGQISSGWNRRETSTAGSSLPIQQEGSGNFQSVPSQKTDQSAFGDFQGQSSFNNRLNIPGPPNLEPNLGQDDFGDFQSEASSQDNMPLGNQKSGEAKMPDFSIFQKRLDSTGGTSFTLNVSDIAKTKTPEDDFADFQSGKESQAGSLTLASIQTPNEQQAQSLPGFGDLQFGGKPDNNKSSDVVAGGLFSESVSNNANKSIFNVDTKGRADFDDFGEFQHSPDPFSSNKTFTGFSSKAPEKLVSSLEKFKLSSHTLSPATTGGLDSANRLGKQPADTKQQDTLTGFASFGSDQNTSFADKTKVDEDKYGAFRDADFGSSGGVFSVEKPPPIPTPPSTTTSATNDQLADDGFADFGSFEVADQFTSGKDNDFGAFKSPENSQNVTFGMTSDSHSVDQQGFGVFQSSTSTNISSTTSENINSTDFGAFSSFAAGSSNVSSKQPNATATVRDSLINSVSLEPTERYKVLSHDSGDIDQHANAWSRCLNSCLLTLATATLAIQKITEQSVKEEVMDSKEGTSYFSAIVEIYRVTLRIKASINKSAPNNIKLQDIYREIERTWKDISAFLSGSDVLPSKSSLDFALHHVSASEDGSVACGICLLNVNKTTPESSKHGDSKLMYGGRHYHSTCANFWCNRVDSVLPSLLPIDSLI; this is encoded by the exons ATGGCATTTAACAATGTTAACAATCCAAGACAAATGTTTCCACCGCAACATCAAG GAAACTTCAGTGGAATGCAAGCAACACAACCCATGGGTGTATTTCAACAGAACCAGCCCTATGGTGTGCAAAAGAACCAG GGATTTCAACAGTCTTTTCCTGGTCATCATATGGGACCACTGGGAGGTCCTCAAATGGGTCAAACTCTGGGTCCTCAAATCAACCCACAAATGAGACCTCAAATGGGACCTCCATTAAACCTGCCAATGGGGCCTCAAATACCATCTCAAGTTGGAACACAAATGACACCACCTATGGGTCTTCAAATTGGGGCGTTTCCTGCCAATGTACAGCTAGGACATCAGTTtccaaaacagcaacaaaaaataattgatCAGCAAAGAAAACAGGCTGAAGAACAGCTAAAGAAACAGCAGGAAATgatgaaaaagaaacaatttgaagaagaaaagaggaaactgCAACAGTCTTTCAGTGCAAAGAAACCATCCAATGCTGATGCTCTGAATAACCTGTTTGGAAAGAACAAGACTGGAGCTAGTGACTCATCAATGACTGATTTAATTGGTTCCCTTGGTAGTAAGACAAGTGCTAAACCAAGTGTCTCAAAGCTGACAAGTATTT TTTCAAGACCTGGTGGCAGTGTAGCTAGTCAGTCAAATCTTACCCCAGGACAGTGGGGCTCAGGATATATGCCATCAGGACATGCGAATTCCCAAGGGACTCCATCAAGTACAGGGTGGCAATTGCATGATACAGATGACTTTGGTGACTTCTCTCAAGGACCGGCACCTGGCCAGGACACCTTTAATGACTTTCAGACTGCTCTTGAACCATCTACCCAGTTTGGAG TCACAAGTGGAGTATTTCCAGTCATGGGATCAAATGTGTCATCAGGTCACCCTCAGGGCATTGGAGGTGCTAGTGTTCTCCCTCAGTCTCAGGCATGGCATAGCACTCCTTCTGTTACAGCACCCACATCATCTTCAACTCCATACAGTTTTCCATTGGCACAGAATATATCTGCAAACTCATCCATTCAAGCAGAGCAAACAACACAGCATCACCTAGCAAATGCTGCTGCACCACCTGCCATGTCTTGGGTGGGGCAATCCACTGTTACCCAAGGAGGTCAAATGGCCCAGTTTTCTGGAGACCCAACCGGAACACACACTAGTGGCATAATAGGTATGCCTAGCCATGGCGGCCAAATGACCCAGTTTATAGATGAAACAACTAAAAACAGAGCAGGTAGTATGTCAGAATTGATGCCTAATGCTGGTGGAAATGCAGTTACTGGAGGGGCAATGGCACAGCCAAGCACCCCTCACATCCCAGGTTTAAAACGCCAGACCCTGCTGGCCCCCACCCCAGGTTTCCAGGGAGTTGCTTTTGTTAGCAGTCCTTCTCAGCCAGTTGGTGCACCAGAAAAAGAGCCTAACATACAGCAGGTAACAGAAGGGGGAAACTTGTTAGAACCTGCTACTGAGACAG TTCCTGAGGTTGATGATAGCCCTGAACGAAAGCTAGAGTTGCTATATGGTGTGACCCTGCCTGATTGGTGTGTGAACGGCACAGATCTTCCTGGAGTGTACAAGGAAATTACAGACAAAACAGTGGAAGGATCTGATGTCATTGATACCAATCGTTTATTCCCCATTCTTATGGCATCCGATCTACCACGGGACCAGTTGGGCCAAATATGGAACAGAGCTAACAGGAATGTTCCAGGACAATTGAATGCACTGGAATTAAGAATTGTATTGGGATTAGTTGCCTTAGCACAG GCTGGTATGAAAACAGAAAGACTCACCCTGGAAAAACTAGCCTCTTGTAAAGCAGCTCCTATTCCCACCATCCCTGAGAGTGTATTGCAG ACTAGAGGGAGAGGTTGGAGCTTTACTGAATCTTCACAGGCGACTGGAAATATGGAGGGGAGTTCCTCAGGAGGCGGTCATGGCAGCACTTCCAGTGATCTTTCTGTTGATCCTAATGATAGATACAGTGTATTTCGAACTATTGACAATCCTGAATCAACCAGCCTTGCAACGTCGTCTTCAATTGACTCTAGAGATGATTTTGGAGGGTTCAAATCTGTTGATATACCTAGTATGGTAAAAATGGGTTCTCAAACGAGTGAATTCTCTGCATTTCAAGGTGGGGCAGGTCAGATCAGCAGTGGTTGGAACAGAAGAGAAACCAGCACTGCCGGATCCAGTTTGCCAATCCAACAGGAAGGTTCTGGGAACTTTCAGAGTGTACCTAGCCAGAAAACAGATCAG AGTGCATTTGGAGATTTCCAAGGGCAGTCAAGTTTTAACAATCGATTAAATATTCCTGGACCTCCCAACTTAGAACCAAATTTGGGTCAAGATGATTTTGGTGACTTTCAGAGTGAAGCTTCTTCGCAAGACAACATGCCTCTAGGAAATCAGAAATCCGGTGAAGCAAAAATGCcagatttttcaattttccaaAAAAGATTGGACTCGACTGGTGGCACCAGTTTTACTTTAAATGTTTCAGATATTGCTAAGACAAAGACTCCAGAAGATGATTTTGCTGATTTTCAAAGTGGAAAGGAATCACAAGCCGGAAGTTTGACCTTAGCTTCAATTCAAACACCTAACGAGCAACAGGCACAGTCTCTGCCTGGGTTTGGTGATCTCCAGTTTGGTGGTAAGCCGGACAACAACAAGAGTTCTGATGTTGTTGCCGGTGGTTTGTTCTCAGAATCAGTCAGTAATAATGCTAATAAATCAATCTTTAATGTTGACACGAAAGGTCGAGCAGACTTTGATGATTTTGGAGAATTTCAGCATAGTCCTGATCCGTTTTCATCCAATAAAACTTTTACTGGGTTTTCTTCCAAGGCACCTGAAAAGCTTGTCTCatctttggaaaaattcaaacTCTCCAGTCACACCCTCTCTCCTGCTACTACAGGAGGTTTGGATTCTGCAAATCGTCTGGGAAAACAACCAGCAGATACAAAGCAACAGGATACGCTGACAGGTTTTGCCTCGTTTGGAAGTGATCAAAATACTTCGTTTGCAGACAAAACAAAGGTAGATGAGGATAAATACGGTGCTTTCAGAGATGCTGATTTTGGCTCAAGTGGAGGGGTTTTCAGTGTTGAAAAACCACCCCCGATACCTACACCGCCGTCAACAACAACCTCAGCAACAAATGATCAGTTAGCTGATGACGGATTTGCTGATTTTGGTAGCTTTGAAGTGGCAGACCAGTTCACGTCTGGAAAGGACAATGACTTTGGAGCATTTAAATCTCCTGAAAATTCTCAAAATGTGACCTTTGGCATGACCAGTGATTCACATTCAGTTGATCAACAGGGTTTTGGTGTGTTTCAGTCATCCACCAGTACCAACATTTCTAGCACTACATCCGAAAACATCAACAGTACGGACTTCGGAGCATTCAGCTCATTTGCGGCAGGTTCATCTAATGTAAGCAGCAAACAACCAAATGCTACAGCTACTGTCAGAGACTCTCTTATTAATTCAGTTTCGTTGGAGCCCACCGAACGCTACAAGGTCCTGTCACACGATTCCGGG GATATTGATCAACATGCCAATGCTTGGAGCCGGTGCCTCAACAGCTGCTTGTTAACTCTGGCAACAGCTACACTGGCCATTCAGAAAATCACCGAGCAGTCTGTCAAAGAAGAAGTTATGGACTCCAAAGAAGGAACTTCATATTTTTCAG cCATTGTAGAAATCTACCGAGTCACGCTGCGAATAAAAGCATCAATAAATAAATCAG caCCAAACAATATAAAACTTCAAGATATTTATCGAGAAATAGAGAGGACTTGGAAGGACATATCAGCCTTTCTCTCTGGGTCAGATGTTTTG CCATCCAAGAGCAGTCTGGATTTCGCCTTGCATCACGTTTCAGCGTCTGAGGATGGCAGTGTAGCTTGCGGGATTTGTTTGTTAAATGTGAACAAGACAACACCGGAATCGTCTAAACATGGTGACAGCAAACTCATGTACGGCGGTCGACATTACCATAGCACATGCGCAAACTTCTGGTGTAACAGAGTGGACTCTGTGCTTCCTTCACTGTTACCAATAGACAGTTTAATATAA